Proteins from a single region of Bacteroidales bacterium:
- the hutI gene encoding imidazolonepropionase: protein MNILIKNIKTLVQVDNSLRSKASGKEMSELGTIDDAFIYLSDGKINKFGKMTDLSKLPELQNQNNYQTIDAAGGMVFPAFCDSHTHLVYPASREIEYIDKIKGLSYEEIAKRGGGILNSARKLQEMSEEELTEDALGRLQEITRYGTGAVEIKSGYGLTTESELKMLRVIRRLKELSPLTIVSTFLGAHAVPLDYKGRQEEYVDMIINEMIPVVASEELADYIDVFCDRGFFTVEDTDRILNAGMKYGLPPKIHANELDYSGGIQVGVKYGALSVDHLEYTGDAEIQALLGSDTMPTILPGAAFFLNMQLSPARRMIDAGLPVAMASDFNPGSSPSGNMQLILSMACILYRLTPEEAINATTLNTAYAMGLSDELGTIAIGKKANLFITRPIPSIAYMPYYFGANKVEKVILNGKIV, encoded by the coding sequence ATGAATATCCTGATTAAGAACATTAAAACACTCGTCCAGGTTGATAACTCGCTACGGAGCAAAGCTTCTGGTAAGGAAATGTCGGAGCTGGGAACCATCGACGATGCCTTTATTTACCTGTCGGATGGCAAAATCAACAAATTTGGTAAGATGACTGATTTGTCGAAGTTGCCTGAGTTGCAAAACCAAAACAATTATCAAACGATAGATGCTGCCGGCGGAATGGTGTTCCCTGCATTCTGCGATTCGCATACACATTTGGTGTATCCGGCCAGCCGCGAAATAGAATACATCGATAAGATAAAAGGACTTTCTTACGAAGAGATAGCAAAACGGGGCGGGGGCATTCTTAACAGCGCCCGCAAGCTGCAGGAGATGTCGGAGGAAGAACTCACGGAGGATGCACTCGGGCGGTTGCAAGAGATTACCCGATACGGTACCGGTGCCGTGGAGATCAAAAGCGGCTATGGCCTCACCACCGAAAGTGAGCTGAAGATGCTGCGCGTCATCCGCCGCCTCAAAGAGCTGTCGCCGCTCACCATCGTTTCTACTTTTCTGGGAGCGCATGCCGTTCCGCTGGATTACAAAGGAAGACAGGAAGAGTATGTGGATATGATTATTAATGAGATGATCCCGGTAGTGGCCTCCGAGGAACTTGCCGACTACATTGACGTCTTCTGCGATCGTGGCTTTTTTACTGTCGAAGATACCGATCGCATCCTGAATGCAGGGATGAAATACGGGCTGCCACCAAAGATTCATGCCAACGAACTCGACTATTCCGGAGGCATACAGGTAGGTGTGAAATATGGTGCGCTGTCGGTGGACCATCTGGAATACACCGGTGATGCTGAGATACAGGCGCTGCTTGGCTCCGATACGATGCCGACTATTTTACCCGGAGCTGCATTTTTTCTGAACATGCAGCTGTCGCCAGCCCGCCGTATGATTGATGCAGGACTGCCCGTAGCGATGGCCAGCGATTTTAACCCCGGCTCTTCACCGTCGGGCAACATGCAGCTTATCCTCTCGATGGCTTGCATACTCTACCGCCTCACACCCGAAGAAGCCATCAACGCTACCACCCTCAACACCGCCTATGCCATGGGCCTCAGCGACGAGCTGGGCACCATCGCCATCGGCAAAAAAGCCAATCTTTTCATCACCCGACCCATACCTTCCATAGCCTACATGCCCTATTATTTTGGTGCGAATAAAGTGGAAAAGGTGATTTTAAATGGGAAGATTGTGTAA
- a CDS encoding T9SS type A sorting domain-containing protein: MKKIIFICLLFLGNMAVVFGQPLSYTRLTNGLTTPEFDKGRSGFCMDDINMDGHIDILTVGDHGSPNFGTTQHGIIVWFGDGHGNFENFMNGDFGYGSIVVGDVNGDGHKDVGYGIHHNYSSTNFGDQILEVALGDGTAQNWTTWDEGLATNGETYGMSGVDFGDVDNDGDLDLVSISFGAGAGVHVYLNQGDGTWQHSFGFLDGNSENQVEFADFNNDGYLDFAAAHAFGTVYFGDGTGNFVNNDLGLPALGASSSFRSISTGDVNNDGAGDLALVLVDGSAKVFVWADFDEQWVDFSGNLPTGGDYSYVALEDMNSDGFIDLIGMSNTAVDIFLGDGTGNWTLDASVTIPESGTPKAFQVGGDLDNNGRPDMVMLTLTGSFYSYKNKMFCFKESSAAESLWIQPRFPRGGENFHPGTAHFIKWASAVPAEGSSLVDIEISAFGPDGPWWLLAQDLPNNGKHQWVIPDYGSDQVHLRLIVKSEQFGADTTTSAAFNIFGEPTSVANSKPANQLLLFPNPGSDHIYLNDVTNIKSISFFDGKGIEVSVIHNPSDAVNVSQLPRGLYYLRFIFNDGTIRNEKWMKVYK, encoded by the coding sequence ATGAAAAAGATCATTTTCATCTGTTTACTTTTTCTGGGAAACATGGCCGTGGTTTTTGGCCAGCCTCTTTCTTACACACGACTAACCAATGGGCTTACAACACCGGAGTTCGATAAGGGGCGCAGCGGTTTCTGTATGGATGATATCAATATGGACGGCCATATCGACATCCTCACCGTTGGCGATCATGGGTCGCCTAATTTCGGAACAACACAGCACGGCATCATCGTGTGGTTTGGTGACGGACATGGGAATTTTGAAAACTTTATGAATGGGGATTTTGGATACGGTTCAATTGTCGTTGGCGACGTGAATGGCGACGGACACAAAGACGTTGGTTATGGCATCCACCACAACTACTCTTCCACCAACTTTGGCGATCAGATTCTTGAGGTGGCTCTTGGCGATGGCACCGCTCAAAACTGGACTACCTGGGACGAAGGTTTGGCCACCAATGGCGAGACCTATGGCATGTCGGGGGTCGATTTTGGGGATGTGGACAACGACGGCGATCTCGACCTCGTAAGTATTTCCTTTGGGGCAGGGGCAGGCGTGCATGTTTATCTTAACCAGGGCGATGGTACCTGGCAACATAGCTTTGGGTTTCTTGATGGTAATTCAGAAAATCAGGTGGAGTTTGCTGATTTTAACAATGATGGTTATCTCGATTTTGCAGCAGCTCATGCTTTTGGCACGGTTTATTTTGGTGACGGAACGGGCAATTTCGTCAATAACGACCTTGGTTTACCGGCACTTGGAGCTTCTTCCAGCTTCCGAAGTATTTCAACCGGCGATGTTAATAATGACGGAGCGGGTGACCTTGCTTTGGTGCTGGTTGACGGAAGTGCTAAAGTGTTCGTTTGGGCTGATTTCGATGAACAATGGGTAGACTTTTCGGGTAACTTGCCCACCGGTGGCGATTATAGCTATGTTGCTTTGGAAGATATGAACAGCGATGGTTTTATTGATTTGATCGGAATGAGCAACACGGCTGTTGATATTTTTCTCGGCGACGGGACCGGCAACTGGACATTAGATGCGTCGGTTACAATTCCTGAAAGTGGAACTCCCAAGGCTTTCCAAGTCGGTGGTGACCTGGACAACAATGGCCGCCCCGACATGGTGATGCTTACGCTGACAGGTTCGTTCTATAGTTATAAAAATAAGATGTTTTGTTTTAAAGAAAGCTCTGCTGCCGAAAGTTTGTGGATTCAACCACGTTTTCCGCGGGGCGGCGAAAATTTCCATCCTGGCACTGCACATTTTATCAAATGGGCTTCTGCGGTACCCGCCGAGGGGAGCAGTCTTGTCGACATCGAAATATCTGCCTTTGGTCCTGATGGCCCCTGGTGGCTGTTAGCGCAGGATTTGCCCAATAACGGCAAACACCAATGGGTTATTCCCGATTATGGCTCCGATCAGGTCCATCTGCGTCTAATCGTAAAAAGTGAACAATTTGGTGCTGATACCACCACCAGTGCTGCTTTTAACATTTTTGGCGAGCCTACCAGCGTTGCCAATTCCAAGCCAGCGAATCAGCTACTTCTGTTTCCCAATCCTGGCTCAGACCACATTTATTTAAACGATGTCACCAATATCAAAAGCATTAGTTTTTTTGATGGTAAAGGAATTGAGGTAAGCGTAATTCATAATCCTTCTGATGCCGTCAATGTTTCGCAACTTCCCCGTGGATTGTATTATTTGCGTTTTATCTTTAATGATGGCACCATCAGAAATGAAAAGTGGATGAAGGTATACAAATAG
- a CDS encoding S8 family serine peptidase: MKKFTSRMLKPLLFTLLATMLLSVQTMAQNYEKYYIDGSLYVKFIDSYTHNLQVDANKTVSLTDAAYFAEFVEAFDVQAITRPFDYRNDNKLLQTFEMKLRDHYRLEEAIAALEQHPEIEYAEKVTMQYIDYKPNDTLYNLVSGLNNWNWHLDVIKAEQAWDITHGDPEIKVAIVDNAIWSIHPDLADKIVLQRDVMNNTNSSNPPAGGDPGEWSHGTHCSGLATAITDNEIGVAGIGFNTSIIAVKAANDNSPNGIYGQYGMSWAMNNGAHVISMSYGGPGFNNTVQNLINAGHSDGIVFVAAAGNDDNDLLHYPSAYNHVISVAATDENDKKADFSNFSVSVDVSAPGGSGTNGPSGLLSSTWDFTIRGYYDTYSGTSMACPMVAGLCSLILSINPDLSPDNVEEILKTTSDDIYELNPDYVGMLGAGRINAYQAVIAVPYTPVVDFKADVPLITPGSAVNFTDLSLGIPSTWNWTFEGGVPATSSNPNPTVSYANAGTYNVTLTVSNDFGSTTITKEDFIEVTTTPAPYVIFAVSDTNACILDAVIFEDMSLYQPVSWLWDIQPTEYLFLENTSATSQNPIIEFLEPGEYTISLTATNANGSNTSTYIDFMNISGMVLSFETGFEDGTTTDFELIAGPKARISLDSRAANTGAFGLHFTGHTALQGWQGGPTNTTPEQAWDVNTDFQSSAYVCNINATEFVWLSMSLDLKQTFSLGNKLSWFRVLANDTVQVPNEFGVLNFNPETNEDPFVVQNFILDSWAGTYFTLTLNASCRLIDKFFNEGDNVFVDNVTITGSMVGIAEPVEVPFDITAVYPNPAKDNIVVSYFTNTPTQVQVRLSSITGQLVHTSQHSAHNGNNTLTIDVSQLPQGMYVMTVESSNGVTTKKVIVE, translated from the coding sequence ATGAAAAAGTTTACTTCAAGAATGCTCAAGCCGCTGTTATTCACCTTACTGGCAACGATGCTTTTAAGTGTGCAAACAATGGCACAAAACTATGAAAAGTATTACATCGATGGCAGTTTGTACGTCAAATTCATCGATTCCTACACGCACAACCTACAGGTTGATGCTAACAAAACCGTAAGCCTTACCGATGCCGCTTACTTTGCTGAATTTGTCGAAGCTTTTGATGTACAAGCTATCACCCGTCCTTTCGACTATCGTAATGATAATAAACTGTTACAAACCTTCGAAATGAAGCTTCGCGACCACTATCGGCTGGAAGAAGCTATCGCCGCGCTGGAACAACACCCGGAAATAGAATATGCTGAGAAAGTCACGATGCAATACATCGATTATAAACCCAACGACACACTTTACAATCTGGTGAGTGGCCTCAACAACTGGAACTGGCATCTGGATGTAATTAAAGCAGAACAAGCCTGGGACATCACACATGGCGATCCGGAAATAAAAGTAGCCATTGTCGACAATGCTATCTGGTCTATCCATCCTGACCTTGCCGACAAAATCGTGCTGCAGCGTGATGTGATGAATAATACCAATAGCTCCAATCCTCCCGCTGGTGGCGATCCAGGCGAGTGGTCGCACGGAACACACTGCTCGGGTTTGGCTACCGCCATCACCGACAACGAAATAGGCGTAGCTGGCATTGGTTTCAACACAAGCATTATTGCCGTAAAGGCTGCCAACGACAATAGCCCCAACGGCATCTACGGACAGTACGGCATGTCGTGGGCCATGAACAATGGCGCTCACGTCATCAGCATGTCCTACGGCGGTCCCGGGTTCAACAACACCGTGCAAAACCTCATCAATGCAGGACACAGCGACGGAATCGTATTCGTAGCTGCTGCAGGTAACGACGACAACGACCTATTGCATTATCCTTCGGCCTACAACCACGTGATTTCGGTTGCAGCAACAGACGAAAATGACAAGAAAGCCGATTTTTCCAACTTCAGTGTATCAGTTGACGTGTCTGCCCCGGGCGGTTCCGGAACCAACGGCCCATCCGGATTGCTCAGCAGCACCTGGGATTTTACCATACGCGGATATTACGACACTTATTCCGGCACCTCGATGGCGTGCCCCATGGTAGCAGGACTTTGCAGCCTTATTCTTTCCATCAATCCTGATCTTTCACCCGACAACGTAGAGGAAATACTGAAAACCACCTCCGACGATATCTATGAGCTGAACCCCGACTATGTTGGCATGCTTGGCGCAGGACGCATTAACGCATACCAGGCTGTGATCGCTGTTCCTTACACACCGGTAGTCGACTTTAAGGCTGATGTTCCTTTGATCACTCCCGGCTCAGCAGTTAATTTTACTGATCTTTCTTTGGGAATTCCCTCTACCTGGAACTGGACATTCGAGGGCGGCGTTCCGGCTACCTCTTCCAACCCCAATCCTACTGTAAGTTATGCCAATGCAGGTACCTATAACGTAACCCTTACAGTATCCAACGATTTCGGATCAACAACGATAACAAAAGAAGATTTTATTGAGGTTACTACTACTCCCGCCCCTTATGTAATTTTTGCGGTAAGCGATACCAATGCCTGTATTCTGGATGCGGTAATTTTTGAAGATATGTCGCTTTATCAGCCTGTCTCCTGGCTGTGGGATATTCAGCCAACCGAATATTTATTTCTCGAAAACACTTCGGCTACTTCACAGAATCCAATCATTGAATTTCTGGAGCCAGGCGAATACACCATCAGCCTCACCGCTACCAACGCCAATGGCAGCAACACTTCTACCTATATAGATTTTATGAACATCTCCGGCATGGTACTTTCGTTTGAGACTGGTTTTGAAGATGGTACTACTACGGATTTTGAACTCATAGCCGGCCCCAAAGCCAGAATCAGTTTAGATAGTCGCGCTGCTAATACAGGAGCGTTCGGATTGCATTTTACCGGCCACACTGCATTGCAAGGCTGGCAGGGTGGCCCCACCAATACCACCCCCGAACAGGCATGGGATGTCAACACCGATTTCCAATCTTCAGCTTATGTCTGCAACATAAACGCTACTGAATTTGTGTGGCTATCCATGAGTCTCGATCTGAAACAAACTTTCAGCCTGGGCAACAAACTTTCATGGTTCAGAGTGCTGGCGAACGATACTGTGCAGGTCCCCAATGAATTCGGTGTGCTGAACTTTAATCCCGAAACCAATGAAGATCCTTTTGTAGTGCAAAACTTTATCCTGGATTCATGGGCCGGCACCTATTTTACACTGACGCTTAATGCAAGCTGCCGCCTGATTGATAAATTCTTCAATGAAGGAGATAACGTTTTTGTGGATAATGTAACTATCACGGGAAGTATGGTGGGCATAGCCGAGCCTGTAGAAGTGCCTTTCGATATCACTGCAGTGTATCCCAATCCTGCCAAAGACAACATCGTAGTAAGCTATTTTACCAACACACCGACTCAGGTTCAGGTGCGCTTATCATCCATCACCGGACAGTTGGTTCACACCTCACAACACAGCGCTCACAACGGAAACAATACACTTACCATCGACGTATCGCAGTTGCCACAAGGCATGTATGTGATGACGGTGGAAAGCTCTAATGGTGTTACCACTAAAAAGGTTATTGTGGAATAA